A part of bacterium genomic DNA contains:
- a CDS encoding PilT/PilU family type 4a pilus ATPase codes for MNFKILLENAYNEKISDIHLKVGTPPIFKKDGKLTPLELPPVTLEEMNNILSQILSDAQSKTFESTKELDFAIASEKMGRFRVNLYREKGTPALAMRFVPQIIKGLEELNVPTILKEWSLKPRGLILCTGTVGSGKSTTIAAMLEYINQNAARNIITVEDPIEFIFEEKKSIISQREVGIDTLSFATALKQIFRQDPDVIFVGEMRDVETVDISLKAADTGHLVVSTLHTMNAMETINRIISFFPPHQHQHIRILLAASLVGVMSLRLLPKADGQGRVPACEVMVATDLIKEYIIDQTKTKFIQGAIEDGKMYYSMLSFDASVMALYKQGSISLETAMRAATNPADFELKLKGIQGRSY; via the coding sequence ATGAATTTTAAGATATTACTTGAAAATGCTTATAATGAAAAAATATCGGATATACATTTGAAAGTCGGAACTCCCCCTATATTCAAGAAAGACGGCAAACTGACTCCTCTTGAGTTGCCCCCGGTTACGTTAGAAGAGATGAATAATATCCTGTCTCAGATTTTAAGTGATGCCCAATCAAAAACTTTTGAAAGTACAAAAGAATTGGATTTTGCCATTGCATCGGAAAAAATGGGAAGATTCAGGGTTAATCTTTACAGGGAAAAAGGAACGCCCGCACTCGCAATGAGGTTCGTTCCCCAGATAATAAAAGGTCTGGAAGAATTAAATGTCCCTACGATATTAAAGGAATGGAGCTTGAAACCAAGAGGCTTAATACTATGCACCGGAACGGTAGGAAGCGGAAAGTCTACAACTATAGCGGCAATGCTTGAATATATCAACCAGAACGCAGCAAGAAACATAATAACGGTGGAAGATCCCATAGAATTTATATTTGAAGAAAAGAAATCCATAATATCCCAGAGGGAAGTCGGCATTGACACTTTATCCTTTGCGACTGCCTTAAAGCAAATATTCAGGCAGGACCCGGATGTCATATTCGTGGGAGAAATGAGAGACGTGGAAACCGTGGATATATCCTTAAAAGCCGCGGATACCGGTCATCTTGTAGTTTCAACACTGCACACTATGAATGCTATGGAAACCATAAACAGAATAATATCTTTTTTCCCTCCACACCAGCACCAACACATAAGGATACTCCTTGCCGCAAGTCTTGTCGGAGTTATGTCTTTAAGATTATTGCCAAAAGCGGACGGACAGGGAAGAGTCCCGGCGTGTGAAGTTATGGTAGCTACCGATTTGATAAAAGAGTACATTATTGACCAGACGAAAACAAAATTTATACAAGGCGCAATAGAAGACGGGAAAATGTATTATAGTATGTTATCTTTTGATGCTTCAGTTATGGCGCTTTATAAACAGGGATCGATTTCCCTGGAAACTGCAATGCGGGCAGCTACCAACCCGGCGGACTTCGAACTTAAACTTAAAGGTATACAGGGAAGGTCGTACTAA
- a CDS encoding type II toxin-antitoxin system RelE/ParE family toxin, translating to MYKVVFTHRAIRDLKLIDKQLQIQLLNKIKWFSKEPLKYARKLISTKIGSYRFRIGDYRVIFDVVGENIVILRIGHRKDIYK from the coding sequence ATGTATAAAGTAGTTTTTACTCACAGAGCTATTAGGGATTTAAAGCTTATAGATAAGCAACTGCAAATTCAATTACTCAACAAGATAAAATGGTTTTCAAAAGAGCCATTAAAATATGCGCGCAAGTTAATTTCTACGAAAATAGGAAGTTATAGGTTTAGGATAGGAGATTATAGAGTAATTTTTGATGTTGTTGGTGAAAATATTGTAATCTTGAGAATTGGTCATAGAAAAGATATTTATAAGTAA
- a CDS encoding DUF1835 domain-containing protein, whose translation MKNLLHIHCGGSSAGMLRKSSLKGDVIVWCDILSDGPTPSGLSDKDWLDIRAKHISKTTEQKLPLKKVRGWLSKQDKSLESFRNYKEVVLWFDACLFDQTILIRQLDWFSKQNKGKTKISLICVGKFPGFKKFGGLGQLDSKQMASLFKTRHPVTKEEYALAQKAWSAFCWPTPIAIRQLIEKDTSALPFLRDALIRHFEQFPSLRNGLNRLENNALEAVAKGKNKLFDIFIYASLKEERPFWGDTTLWECLHKLSKAKHPLLKVTGGDLPLWDPPKDLRKWRVYITDTGKEVLSGKKDFVKINGIDKWLGGTHINKNNIYRWDEKNKKLITPTTKSH comes from the coding sequence ATGAAAAACTTATTACATATTCACTGCGGAGGTTCATCTGCAGGAATGCTTAGAAAAAGCTCTCTAAAAGGTGACGTTATAGTTTGGTGTGATATTCTTTCAGACGGACCTACGCCATCCGGATTGTCCGATAAAGACTGGCTCGACATTCGCGCGAAACACATTTCTAAAACAACAGAACAAAAACTGCCGCTTAAAAAGGTTAGAGGATGGCTCTCAAAACAGGATAAATCTTTGGAAAGTTTTCGCAACTACAAAGAAGTCGTTTTATGGTTTGATGCCTGTTTGTTTGACCAGACAATCCTTATCCGTCAACTTGATTGGTTCTCAAAACAGAATAAAGGTAAAACAAAAATCAGTCTTATTTGTGTGGGCAAGTTTCCCGGGTTTAAAAAATTTGGAGGATTGGGACAGTTAGATTCTAAACAAATGGCTTCACTTTTTAAGACAAGACATCCCGTAACAAAAGAAGAATACGCTCTCGCTCAAAAAGCATGGTCTGCTTTTTGTTGGCCGACTCCGATAGCAATCCGGCAACTTATTGAAAAAGATACTTCTGCGCTGCCATTTCTTCGCGACGCTTTAATCCGTCATTTTGAGCAATTTCCGTCATTAAGAAATGGATTAAATAGACTTGAGAACAATGCGCTTGAAGCCGTCGCCAAAGGAAAGAATAAACTTTTCGACATTTTTATTTACGCATCACTAAAAGAAGAAAGGCCTTTCTGGGGGGATACTACTTTATGGGAATGTCTTCATAAATTGTCAAAAGCAAAACATCCTTTACTAAAAGTAACGGGCGGGGACTTGCCTTTATGGGATCCACCGAAAGATTTAAGGAAATGGAGAGTTTACATCACGGATACGGGAAAAGAAGTTTTAAGCGGGAAAAAAGACTTCGTAAAAATCAACGGCATTGACAAATGGCTCGGCGGTACCCACATCAATAAAAATAATATCTATAGATGGGACGAGAAAAATAAAAAACTAATTACTCCTACCACAAAGTCACACTAA
- a CDS encoding T9SS type A sorting domain-containing protein, with amino-acid sequence MANLSILLMLIGQTWAKAYDVFHLGTSHNDSAYSIVYDNVDAAYITVGHTTPGIIAANEVLVTKVKVSDGTVIWTKNYAFSGEFRNMGRSIIVDHSGDGYYVIAGYCKPSQTGKVNPLILKIKANNGDLVWGNTYPTTYGVQHTLLDAYAFSIVKDGGDYLVAGHVEPGPCGGLSDAMVLSVNSMTGVINWAWAYGKIFMGMFPSSEYAYSIIEDSTSTPCSLFVVAGKRYQPEGPISSMLIFKGKKSDGSIDPATKFIYDYMAAPVGQGRYDCAYNVKNSTPPGYILTGTTDTNIIVLKLAPNLHPLWNGKCRTYHIANSSESRCIEPTSDGNYVFTGATTPGVTGTYDLLITKITQNGGVIWANALAGCGTHNMNMPDYGKYIVEGPADIYAATGYTQWPTNWTPTNTLITKIDKNGFITCSQATDTCFKPVNVVVDSPTVSIDSSFLDYALDLTPLPLIDTNMTVRDTVICWHSIGIEDNDCACSRAIYEIYNMPNPCIFKTTIHYSLKSDGNVKVSVYDLSGRTVKVLSDNWVKKGKHNIIWDGLNETGQNVSPGVYLYKIQTGKYTETHKLLKIK; translated from the coding sequence ATGGCAAATTTAAGTATTCTGTTGATGTTGATAGGGCAAACATGGGCAAAAGCTTATGACGTATTTCATCTTGGGACATCTCACAACGATAGCGCTTACTCAATTGTTTACGATAATGTAGACGCTGCTTATATAACTGTCGGGCACACAACTCCGGGTATAATAGCAGCAAACGAAGTATTAGTCACAAAAGTAAAAGTCAGTGACGGCACTGTAATATGGACAAAAAACTATGCATTTTCTGGAGAATTCAGGAATATGGGACGCTCGATTATAGTTGACCACAGCGGAGACGGGTATTATGTTATCGCAGGCTACTGTAAACCCTCGCAAACAGGGAAAGTAAATCCTCTCATATTAAAAATAAAAGCAAACAACGGAGACCTGGTATGGGGAAATACTTATCCCACAACCTATGGCGTACAACATACGCTTCTTGATGCGTATGCATTTTCGATAGTAAAAGACGGCGGGGATTATTTAGTTGCCGGACATGTTGAGCCGGGACCTTGCGGAGGACTTTCCGACGCAATGGTATTGAGCGTAAATTCCATGACCGGTGTTATAAACTGGGCATGGGCTTACGGTAAAATTTTTATGGGAATGTTTCCATCAAGCGAATATGCATATTCCATTATTGAAGATTCTACCTCAACTCCCTGCAGTCTTTTTGTAGTTGCGGGAAAAAGATATCAACCAGAAGGACCAATATCCTCTATGCTTATATTCAAAGGCAAAAAATCGGACGGTTCCATTGACCCGGCAACAAAATTCATTTACGATTATATGGCAGCTCCCGTAGGACAGGGACGATACGACTGCGCATACAATGTAAAAAACAGCACTCCACCGGGATATATATTAACGGGAACCACGGATACAAACATCATCGTTTTAAAACTTGCTCCAAATTTACATCCGCTCTGGAACGGAAAATGCAGGACTTACCACATCGCCAACTCTTCCGAATCACGTTGTATTGAACCAACATCCGACGGGAATTACGTTTTCACGGGCGCAACGACTCCCGGAGTTACAGGAACGTATGACTTGCTTATTACTAAAATAACCCAGAACGGAGGAGTAATATGGGCCAATGCATTGGCCGGGTGCGGAACACATAATATGAATATGCCTGACTACGGCAAATATATCGTAGAAGGTCCCGCGGATATATATGCTGCCACAGGTTATACACAATGGCCAACAAACTGGACACCTACAAATACACTGATTACCAAAATTGATAAAAATGGCTTCATTACCTGCTCACAAGCAACGGATACTTGTTTCAAACCCGTTAACGTTGTTGTAGATTCTCCAACAGTTTCCATAGATAGTTCGTTTTTGGATTATGCGCTTGATTTGACTCCGTTACCTCTTATAGATACCAATATGACCGTTCGCGACACCGTGATTTGCTGGCATTCCATAGGAATTGAAGATAACGATTGCGCCTGCAGCAGGGCAATATACGAAATTTATAATATGCCAAATCCCTGCATATTCAAGACGACTATTCATTACAGTTTAAAATCGGACGGCAATGTAAAAGTGTCCGTATACGATTTAAGCGGAAGAACGGTAAAAGTTCTTTCCGACAATTGGGTTAAAAAGGGCAAACATAATATAATATGGGATGGCTTGAATGAAACAGGACAGAACGTTTCACCCGGAGTTTATTTGTATAAAATACAAACCGGGAAATACACCGAAACTCATAAACTGTTAAAAATAAAATAG
- a CDS encoding ABC transporter substrate-binding protein, translated as MKRVCLVAVAVLGVFVFGCAKKPIKIGVIVPLSGSISSYGDMCLKGIQLAIEGINKKGGINSSQVELLVEDDKGDPDAAEVAIEKLDKAGVVAVIGPLTTTNVINIAEYADKVGLPVLTPSATGVEATRDRQWVWRISCTDMAQGIALATFAKEDLRFATACIIFDAGDPYSIGLTESFEAEFTKLGGKILLKTTITPGDTAFEAPLKVVKEQKPDFIVVPLFYNNAGILIKKARNMGLEQPFMGGDGLDSPELQKLVGNKKGAIYYSTHFFYNYGLAEVQDFLHSFWDKYGNEPQTFSALGFDATRIVEKTFVTAKECSRKAFKENIGKIGLTGATGIISFTENKDPRRSLMVLKFEPGKPIETARVF; from the coding sequence ATGAAAAGAGTATGTCTCGTGGCAGTAGCAGTATTAGGAGTATTTGTTTTTGGGTGTGCTAAAAAACCAATAAAAATAGGAGTTATCGTTCCGCTTTCAGGTTCAATATCTTCATACGGAGATATGTGTCTCAAGGGAATACAGCTTGCAATAGAAGGTATTAACAAAAAAGGCGGTATAAATTCCAGTCAGGTTGAATTGTTAGTGGAAGACGATAAAGGTGATCCCGATGCAGCAGAAGTGGCGATTGAGAAGTTAGATAAAGCCGGAGTAGTTGCAGTAATAGGGCCTTTGACGACAACAAACGTAATAAACATTGCGGAGTATGCGGATAAAGTCGGGTTACCGGTTTTAACACCTTCAGCTACCGGCGTTGAAGCTACAAGAGATAGACAATGGGTGTGGAGAATATCCTGCACCGATATGGCGCAGGGAATAGCGCTTGCAACTTTTGCAAAAGAGGATTTAAGATTTGCTACCGCATGCATAATATTTGATGCAGGGGATCCTTATTCAATCGGATTGACTGAAAGTTTTGAAGCTGAATTTACGAAATTGGGCGGGAAAATACTCCTTAAAACAACGATTACCCCGGGAGATACGGCTTTTGAAGCCCCACTTAAAGTCGTAAAAGAACAGAAACCGGATTTTATAGTAGTGCCGTTGTTCTACAACAATGCAGGAATTCTTATAAAGAAAGCAAGAAATATGGGATTAGAACAGCCCTTTATGGGCGGAGATGGACTGGATTCCCCGGAATTACAGAAGTTAGTCGGGAACAAAAAGGGCGCAATTTATTATTCAACTCATTTCTTCTACAATTATGGTTTAGCAGAAGTCCAGGATTTCTTGCATAGTTTCTGGGATAAGTACGGAAACGAACCGCAGACATTCTCGGCATTAGGATTTGATGCCACGAGAATAGTTGAAAAAACTTTTGTCACGGCAAAAGAATGTTCCAGAAAGGCATTTAAGGAAAACATCGGCAAAATAGGTCTTACGGGCGCTACCGGAATTATAAGTTTTACCGAAAATAAAGACCCGAGAAGAAGCTTGATGGTGTTGAAGTTTGAACCCGGTAAGCCTATTGAAACGGCAAGAGTATTCTAA
- a CDS encoding ATP-binding protein, translating to MAYKLKKAIRKEELPISKLKYICDESFLDFKTTAEIKLRPEIIGQTRAINALRVGLDIDSSGYNIFVTGEIGTGRKTTVKRLIKESPRTKNISKDKCYVNNFKNPDEPILISFSAGEGRVFKKEMHGLIQYLVKSIPAVFESKEYDKKKKEIIEEYKKKEKEVGEIFEKEAESAGFTIMQVQTGQYVRPSLVPLIDGKPADVQKLKLEGKKDKIKKIEEDYTRLNGRLEATLKSIRKIEISLEDRMRQLELEHVLPIIEHRIEEIKAQHKNEKLNKYLDDIKVDIIDNIGKFLEQKKSEEEDTFRRYYVNLVVDNYGKKCAPVIFETSPTYRNLFGGIESRLNAYGEWGADFMDVKAGSILKAEGGFLIIDAMDTLIEPGVWTNLKRILRNRKLDVQNYNPSYMFSVSGLKPEAVDIDVKVVMVGPFHLYNLLYEYDEDFKKIFKIRADFDSSMEVRKDTIKEYANFIKKIVEKEQLLNFDRAACLQIIEYGMRLARKQDKLSTQFHHIADLLCEANYWTKRDNKTLITEDYVKKAVYQKFERSRLIEEKIEEMLADGTIMIDISGSVIGQVNGLSVYDAGDYAFGKPARITAKVGVGDAGIINIEREAELSGKIHNKGVLILSGYLRGKYAQDKPLILSASLCFEQSYGGVEGDSASSTELYALISALSGLPLRQDIAVTGSVNQKGEIQAIGGVTEKVEGFYGICKIRGFTGKQGVMIPHQNVKDLMLLDEVVKAVKQGKFHIYAIKSIDEGVEVLTGIKAGDLEKTGSYEKGTINWLVSERLEDFIQKWRSFSGGNEKKKKKRKK from the coding sequence ATGGCGTATAAGTTAAAGAAAGCAATTCGAAAAGAAGAATTACCTATAAGTAAATTGAAATATATATGTGACGAATCGTTTCTTGATTTCAAAACCACTGCTGAAATCAAATTGAGACCTGAAATAATCGGACAAACTCGAGCAATAAACGCGTTGAGAGTTGGTTTGGATATAGACAGTTCCGGCTATAATATATTCGTGACCGGTGAAATAGGAACAGGAAGAAAAACTACGGTTAAAAGACTTATAAAAGAATCTCCGAGAACAAAAAATATATCTAAAGATAAATGCTACGTAAATAATTTTAAGAATCCTGACGAGCCCATCCTTATTAGTTTTTCTGCAGGAGAAGGAAGAGTTTTTAAAAAAGAGATGCATGGGTTGATACAGTATCTCGTAAAGTCTATACCTGCAGTATTTGAGAGTAAAGAATATGATAAAAAGAAAAAAGAAATAATAGAAGAATACAAAAAGAAAGAAAAAGAAGTCGGCGAAATTTTTGAAAAAGAAGCTGAAAGCGCAGGATTTACGATAATGCAGGTCCAGACAGGCCAATATGTAAGGCCAAGTCTTGTCCCTTTAATAGATGGAAAACCGGCAGACGTCCAGAAACTTAAGCTTGAAGGTAAAAAGGATAAAATAAAAAAGATAGAAGAAGATTATACACGATTGAACGGGAGATTGGAAGCGACTCTAAAATCCATAAGAAAAATTGAAATTTCACTTGAAGACAGAATGAGACAATTAGAACTGGAACATGTTTTGCCTATTATAGAGCATAGGATAGAAGAAATAAAAGCCCAGCATAAGAACGAAAAATTAAACAAATATCTTGATGATATAAAAGTAGATATCATAGATAACATCGGAAAGTTTTTAGAACAGAAAAAATCAGAAGAAGAAGATACGTTCCGCAGATACTATGTTAACTTGGTTGTCGACAATTACGGGAAAAAATGCGCACCCGTTATTTTTGAGACTTCGCCGACTTACCGTAACTTATTTGGAGGCATAGAATCAAGATTAAATGCTTACGGGGAATGGGGCGCGGATTTTATGGACGTGAAAGCGGGATCTATTTTGAAAGCAGAAGGCGGGTTTCTGATAATAGATGCTATGGATACTCTTATAGAGCCTGGTGTATGGACAAACTTAAAACGAATACTTAGAAATCGTAAATTGGATGTCCAGAATTATAATCCTTCTTATATGTTTTCTGTTTCCGGATTAAAACCTGAAGCAGTGGATATTGACGTAAAAGTAGTTATGGTAGGACCTTTCCATTTATATAATTTGTTATACGAATACGACGAAGATTTCAAAAAGATATTCAAAATACGTGCGGATTTTGACTCGAGTATGGAAGTAAGAAAGGATACAATAAAAGAATATGCCAATTTTATAAAGAAAATAGTAGAGAAAGAACAATTGCTTAATTTTGACAGGGCTGCCTGTCTGCAAATAATAGAATACGGTATGCGTCTTGCGAGGAAACAGGATAAACTTTCTACCCAGTTTCATCATATAGCGGATTTACTTTGCGAAGCCAATTACTGGACAAAAAGGGATAATAAAACTTTAATTACAGAAGATTATGTTAAGAAAGCGGTATATCAAAAGTTTGAACGCAGCCGACTAATTGAAGAAAAAATAGAAGAAATGTTGGCCGACGGTACGATTATGATTGATATCTCCGGCAGCGTAATCGGACAGGTTAATGGCTTGTCGGTATACGATGCGGGAGATTATGCGTTCGGAAAACCCGCCAGAATTACCGCAAAAGTGGGAGTCGGGGATGCGGGAATAATCAACATAGAACGGGAAGCAGAATTAAGCGGGAAAATTCATAACAAAGGAGTATTAATACTTTCCGGTTATCTGAGAGGAAAATACGCCCAGGATAAACCGTTGATTTTAAGCGCCAGTCTTTGTTTTGAACAGTCATACGGCGGGGTAGAGGGAGATTCCGCTTCTTCTACGGAATTATATGCGCTTATTTCGGCTCTCTCGGGATTACCGCTAAGACAGGATATCGCGGTCACGGGTTCCGTAAATCAAAAAGGCGAAATACAGGCAATCGGCGGGGTAACTGAAAAGGTAGAAGGTTTTTACGGGATATGTAAAATCAGAGGTTTCACGGGGAAACAGGGAGTTATGATTCCGCACCAGAACGTTAAAGACCTTATGTTGCTGGATGAGGTTGTTAAAGCAGTAAAACAGGGTAAATTCCATATATATGCAATAAAGAGTATTGACGAAGGGGTTGAAGTATTAACCGGGATTAAAGCAGGTGACCTGGAAAAAACCGGCAGTTATGAAAAGGGAACTATAAACTGGCTGGTAAGTGAACGGCTGGAAGATTTCATACAGAAATGGCGCTCTTTTTCCGGTGGTAACGAAAAAAAGAAAAAGAAAAGAAAAAAATAG
- a CDS encoding exonuclease domain-containing protein has protein sequence MRLSEDLPLNKVPFVFLDVETTGLHPHYGDRICEIGLLKVVSNRTSDSYHTLINPYVPISIGAFMVNHITSDMVKYAPAFSEVTDKFFKFIENSVIVAHNAPFDLNFIGSQLNGLRMKFPKNIVIDTLTLARTYFQFPSNSLSNIASHFGINAVHSHRAMEDAILTRKIFYIFLKEFKRKYNLDTLYQLLEFNGGTVTFPTYGELILPPEVEEAIKWDRKLRIRYMSEEGKHTVRTIKPIEIAPHKDYTYLVAHCFLREQRRTFRMDRILSIKVVKE, from the coding sequence ATGCGATTAAGCGAAGACTTACCGTTAAATAAAGTTCCGTTCGTTTTCCTCGATGTTGAGACTACAGGGCTTCATCCACATTACGGCGACAGGATATGCGAAATCGGATTACTCAAAGTCGTCAGCAATAGAACTTCCGATTCCTACCATACGCTTATAAATCCGTATGTTCCAATTTCTATCGGAGCTTTTATGGTTAACCATATCACTTCCGATATGGTTAAATACGCGCCTGCTTTCAGTGAAGTCACGGATAAGTTTTTTAAGTTCATAGAAAATTCCGTAATTGTAGCGCATAATGCACCTTTTGATTTGAATTTTATCGGGTCGCAATTGAACGGGTTAAGAATGAAGTTCCCCAAAAACATAGTTATTGATACGTTAACGTTGGCAAGAACGTATTTTCAATTTCCTTCAAATAGTTTGAGTAATATTGCTTCGCATTTTGGCATAAATGCCGTGCATTCCCACAGGGCAATGGAAGACGCAATATTGACACGGAAGATTTTTTATATATTTTTAAAAGAGTTTAAAAGAAAATATAATCTGGATACGTTGTACCAGCTTCTGGAATTTAACGGAGGAACGGTAACGTTTCCGACTTATGGGGAATTAATATTGCCGCCGGAAGTTGAAGAAGCGATAAAATGGGACAGAAAGCTAAGAATCAGGTATATGTCGGAAGAGGGAAAACATACCGTTCGGACGATAAAACCAATAGAAATTGCCCCGCACAAGGATTATACGTATCTTGTTGCCCATTGTTTCTTGAGAGAACAGAGAAGAACTTTCAGGATGGATAGAATTTTATCTATCAAAGTCGTAAAGGAGTGA
- a CDS encoding DUF6485 family protein produces MECKQSRNVKSCNCSYGGCSRKGTCCDCLQYHLGMRELPACFFPEAEERTYNRSFEKFAELVKNKKV; encoded by the coding sequence ATGGAATGTAAACAAAGTAGAAATGTAAAAAGCTGTAATTGTTCATACGGTGGATGTTCCAGAAAAGGAACTTGCTGTGATTGTTTACAGTATCATCTCGGGATGAGGGAACTGCCTGCGTGTTTTTTCCCTGAAGCCGAAGAACGAACGTATAACCGTTCGTTTGAGAAGTTTGCGGAACTGGTGAAGAACAAGAAAGTTTAA
- a CDS encoding helix-hairpin-helix domain-containing protein, with product MKKELKSLTSLPNIGKTTMEKLHKIGINTTDEFLSRDPYEVFDELLKKVDPTLCRCALAGIVGAKLGVPWHKVTKKSAAEFEKRHPDFKWGKC from the coding sequence ATGAAAAAGGAATTAAAATCATTAACATCTTTACCCAATATCGGGAAAACGACAATGGAGAAGTTACATAAGATAGGCATTAATACGACGGATGAGTTTCTATCAAGAGACCCGTACGAAGTGTTTGACGAGTTACTGAAAAAAGTCGACCCTACTTTGTGCAGGTGTGCCCTGGCGGGGATTGTCGGCGCAAAACTTGGAGTGCCCTGGCATAAAGTAACGAAAAAATCTGCGGCTGAGTTCGAGAAACGACATCCGGATTTTAAATGGGGAAAGTGTTAA
- a CDS encoding DUF6029 family protein — MNFLLILSLFTQTPEVSSKFSNDLSVWGWKKETVDTTTKIDTASIENTLSLSAQWNYFNGFFETLYLDRKIYVKKRISFEAPSVSFLLGDFYQTYGNGLMLGMTAIESKGFERRINGAMASTKLGCVTVSEIYGTPWIIDRANQKYGITNDTLDKLGGVNLSVPISKIQTIFNIRGIGLIKSLWAGGPQSYMTLIGGEVKLNTSWCEFNAEGLRKTNSDTLDTLGYGGHLNTKIYLGSCIVGMQGLYYEQLNTYKYASLPTLNKNEYSINEGKDEWGYKFSLQKAFDELIANAYFSNTLTRLEKAPITDKRRGLLEGSADVEFKDINASFRMADFDSAIDIHYKNKQEIEGELIGEIKMFKAEVSLLKVTGTSLENSTVDFYDTGFGLDFFINEQFALYSTYTVRSKEAPEELKSPGKLWYGIGLKINVVDKVLGEIWYGNEKGGLVCSGGSCRWVEPYEGLKAKISINF, encoded by the coding sequence GTGAACTTTCTTTTAATTCTCAGTCTTTTTACCCAAACCCCTGAAGTAAGCAGTAAATTTTCAAACGACCTGAGTGTTTGGGGTTGGAAAAAAGAAACCGTAGATACCACAACCAAAATTGACACTGCTTCAATAGAAAATACTCTCTCTCTCAGCGCGCAGTGGAATTATTTTAATGGATTCTTTGAAACATTGTATCTGGACAGAAAAATCTACGTAAAAAAACGTATCTCTTTTGAAGCTCCAAGTGTCTCTTTCCTGCTTGGTGATTTTTATCAAACTTACGGCAATGGACTTATGCTTGGTATGACAGCCATTGAATCCAAAGGTTTTGAACGAAGAATTAACGGTGCAATGGCATCTACAAAACTTGGATGCGTTACCGTTTCGGAAATATATGGAACCCCATGGATAATAGATAGAGCTAACCAGAAATATGGCATAACGAACGATACATTAGATAAATTAGGTGGAGTAAATCTATCCGTTCCAATCTCAAAAATTCAAACTATTTTTAATATTCGGGGAATAGGACTAATAAAATCATTATGGGCAGGTGGTCCTCAAAGTTATATGACTTTAATCGGAGGAGAAGTAAAATTAAATACCAGCTGGTGTGAATTCAATGCAGAAGGGTTGAGAAAAACAAATTCGGATACACTTGATACTTTAGGCTACGGGGGACACTTAAATACAAAAATCTATTTAGGCTCTTGTATTGTGGGAATGCAAGGTTTGTACTATGAACAACTTAACACTTATAAATATGCTTCTTTGCCCACTCTAAATAAAAACGAGTATTCAATAAACGAAGGCAAAGACGAATGGGGATATAAATTCAGCTTACAAAAAGCTTTTGATGAACTTATTGCTAATGCTTACTTTTCAAATACCCTTACCCGATTGGAAAAAGCCCCTATAACCGACAAAAGGAGAGGTCTGCTTGAAGGCTCTGCAGATGTAGAATTTAAAGATATAAACGCTTCTTTCAGGATGGCTGACTTTGATTCGGCAATTGATATTCACTATAAAAATAAACAAGAAATAGAAGGCGAGCTTATCGGGGAAATTAAAATGTTTAAAGCAGAGGTCTCCTTATTAAAGGTAACCGGAACTTCATTGGAAAACTCAACGGTAGATTTTTATGACACAGGATTCGGATTAGATTTCTTTATAAACGAACAATTTGCTCTTTACTCAACTTATACTGTACGTTCTAAAGAAGCACCCGAGGAATTAAAATCCCCGGGAAAACTATGGTACGGTATAGGATTAAAAATCAACGTCGTGGATAAAGTCCTCGGCGAAATATGGTATGGCAACGAAAAAGGCGGGCTTGTCTGCTCCGGGGGAAGTTGTAGATGGGTAGAACCTTATGAAGGCTTGAAAGCAAAAATAAGCATCAACTTCTAA